One region of Athene noctua chromosome 18, bAthNoc1.hap1.1, whole genome shotgun sequence genomic DNA includes:
- the COX11 gene encoding cytochrome c oxidase assembly protein COX11, mitochondrial: protein MGLCGPRWAALRVPAGPRLLWALRRALPRPGAAAAGGRAPPRPDGSAPHSLWAAGGRAPSPRGARGLRSSNPFTRRQEEEWRRRNRSALAYIAAAAVGMVGMSYAAVPLYRLYCQATGLGGTTGAGHGSEQIESMEPVRGRVIRVTFNADVHSSIQWNFQPQQSEIYVVPGETALAFYKAKNPTDKPIIGISTYNVIPFEAGQYFNKIQCFCFEEQRLNPQEEVDMPVFFYIDPEFVEDPKMAKVDLITLSYTFFEAKEGQKLALPGYQ, encoded by the exons atGGGGCTGTGCGGGCCGCGCTGGGCCGCGCTGCGGGTGCCCGCGGGGCCGCGGCTCCTCTGGGCGCTGCGCCGGGCCCtgccccggccgggggctgctgctgccggcgGACGGGCGCCCCCGCGGCCGGACGGGAGTGCTCCCCACAGCCTCTGGGCGGCGGGAGGACGGGCGCCGTCCCCGCGGGGGGCCCGCGGGCTGCGGAGCTCCAACCCCTTCAcccgcaggcaggaggaggaatggCGGCGGCGCAACCGGTCGGCGCTAGCCTacatcgccgccgccgccgtgggGATGGTCGGCATGTCCTACGCGGCCGTGCCGCTCTACCGCCTCTACTGCCAG GCCACGGGCCTGGGCGGGACGACGGGCGCGGGGCACGGCTCGGAGCAGATCGAGAGCATGGAGCCGGTGAGAGGCCGCGTCATCAGGGTCACCTTCAACGCGGACGTGCACTCCAGCATCCAGTGGAACTTCCAGCCCCAGCAGAGCGAGATCTAC GTGGTACCAGGAGAGACTGCACTGGCTTTTTATAAAGCGAAAAATCCTACTGACAAACCAATAATTGGAATCTCTACCTACAATGTAATACCCTTTGAAGCAGGACAGTATTTCAATAAAATACAA tgctTCTGTTTTGAAGAACAGCGGCTAAATCCTCAAGAGGAAGTGGACATGCCTGTTTTTTTCTACATTGATCCCGAATTTGTAGAGGACCCTAAAATGGCAAAAGTTGATTTGATCACCCTCTCTTACACCTTTTTCGAAGCAAAGGAAGGACAGAAGTTAGCACTTCCTGGGTATCAGTAA